ttattttagaaattacggggggggggggggacacattttaccactttggaagtgtctttcgcgcatactattcagtttagaaaaaaaaatgatattggaaacctcatatcatttttgaagagctATATACCCCATAATACCCCACACGTTTCAGTTTtcagtatggggaacccccaaaaatatttttttctatttttgtgtgaaaatcttaatgcggttcatagaatacatctacttaccaagtttgaacagtatagctgtTATAGTTtcgtaaaaaagtggctgtgacataatcggacagacggacatgacgaatctataagggttccgatttttgccatttggctacggaaccctaaatacacggtgtatatctaaggacgggccttacggataataagaatggggccagtacaagGTGTcatgcacacgaattcgagccaatcgtgcagtctaacgccgcaaagcgattggttgacgagttcgcaccacgcgcgcgattACTACAACTAGTGACACCACATTTGCCAAacatttggctgtttcatacattttggctacctgaccttgacattttctatgggagagtacattttttttcgcgatttcgggtttgGTTCCATAATAAAACTTGCTCTGTATGGCCTATATATTtaccctgtaaattattgcagctggctaaataaacaccctgtattagCTTTTAGATCTACTTAGTGACGAAACGGTcattttatgataataataatacgcCGACagtcattttgtttttattacggTCTGTAATGGCATGACCTTCAGAGAATATTGCGGGCacggttaataaaataattaattacctaggtgtaaacaaataactacctacagcatttcatacagattacaatagtCTCTTACACCATACACTTTAAATGaacatttcgagccatataacttgtacgaaatgttaaagacgctatccgcagttagttctaatttttacgaccttatgcgctgggatcgctttacttaacCCCGCCATGCACTGTCCtttaacacgagcaaataattaaaccatatattgtactcctaaaacgatataacttttgattaacaacttttaaaaattatgaaatctttaaattttatctttttcttacaaattttatattattttcaatgtacgctgacatcagtgtgtttgacgttgcttgtcacgctttaaatataacaaaattcgcaatacctAACATTGCgtcttaaaatttatttcaatctgtaataaaatttaaaacattagttatttttaaaagtttgctGAACAAAtattggtgagtttgaggagtacagcctacagtttaatttattgctcctgttacaggaaacacccggtagaCGTGTGCGCCGATTAAAAAATTATCGCTGGCGGCGTTTGCCAAAaaatcggcggcggcggcaggtttttttaagaaaaaacaataatttgttatttttattgataatttgATCAATATAGGTTCATATGGTTAGTGAAGTACGTATAGTTTTGAATGGGTTATGATTAAAATAGAGTTGGGAAATGAATATAGCATAGGTATAATACCTAACTTGATTTTCTTACTTTCCCTAGTAACTGGCCTGCATTAAGGGGTTACCTGGTCCCAATGACCTTCAATCCGATCTATCTCCATTTCTTATGATTTCCATGGCATatggtattaaaattaaaaatgacgtattataacaaaattccaAATATCTTTGAAATTTGCTGGACTGCTAATACTGCTATGGCTTCCATTTAATGGTTTTCTTGCCGTACAAACATGAGTACAAGCACCAGGCTCACTGAGCCGTACTACCTTCTTTCTCGTTTTCTCATTGCTGAGGATCGCCACCACATGTAATCTGTTTCCATTTCACGCAGTCATAAGCCGGGTGGACTACACGGTGCAGACTGCCGCAAGAATTCTTCATAGTATTCGACTATCTCACACATGCTCCAACTCGAGCATGTTTGCCATTAATTCGGTTCGGCCTAAATTCATGTGTTTCTCTTCTCCGCATCATGCCACCACATAATATATCCGAAGAATATACGAATGGCATGTTGTGAAGAGCTAAGTGGCGATATTGAGCTATCTGAGAACGGAGGGGTTTTTCTTTTAGCTGTCCAAGGTATAATGAGCAGTTTTCGTTAACACCACATTTCAAAAGCGCCAACCTTTTGGCACTTCACATTTTTTGAGGCCCCACGTTTCGTCACCATACTGGAATATTGAAAAGACGAGAGCTCGTATGAAGCGCACTTTAGTTACACATCAAATACCTCTGTTCTTCCAGATCCTGTCAAGGTTAGCCGTAGCAATCTTAACCATGCCAACTCTGCGGCGTACCTCTGTAACTTTGGTCTTGGAATGGTTGACCTTAAGACTTCTCTAGAACTTTCATCTTCAATTTTCTTCAGAAAAACCGCCACATCGATGTATATCTTTTTGTTATTCCCGTCAGGCAGGCAACAATAGAAGCACAGTTTGTTACAAGAACTTTTGTACCAAGTCATATTATCATTCTTGTTAGATGGCCCATTATGGAAAGGGCTTATAACTACTACAAAAATGTTTAGTTAATTGAAAGCCCCATTGACCCAGGTGATTGTAACCATAGCAACGAGgacaggttttttttaaatttatttagaaatgttgcTTCACCCATTTACAACTTGCACATTTCCGTGGGGCAAACTTTTGTGCGGTCCGCCAGATTGACAGTGTTGTCACTCAGCCTCTCTTTCTGTTTCTCGACATTTTTGGCACACGATTTTTTTAGGTTATTCAAGGTGTCCGGAGTTTTCAATAATAGTCGCAACATTAGTCAGTTTTCCTTTTCTGATCTGATGAGATCCCATAGTCCCATGGTACATGAGCCCTGTATTTTCGTTGCCTAGTTATGGTCTATCTAGTATGTGGTCTTTTCATGACGGAGTATTCTGCCTTCGTATGTGAGGCAATGTGAATTCACATTCAAATCCTACTTTATATATCGCTCCCTCATTTTTCTTGATGCTTCAGCAGATTAAAGCACCGATTAAAGTAACTGAAAATTACTCAGTTACTGTAATCGGTGTGTCAAATCGTTTGAACACCTGGCTATTATTctgtttcatttaattaatccatacaaatactatttatttgacaactgtaacataaataatacaaaaaaatccatATTGTAATCCAAATATCAACTTcgaatagctaattaacaacaCTCAAGGTCACGCCCATTTCACGCCGATCATttatcggcggcggcggcgtggcaaaaaagcccggcggcggcggcgcgccgacGCGGCGCACACGTCTAACAACCGgtataatgtctgacatatgacCACCTCTAAAAGCAGGCAAATTGCAATATAAACCCTTATCATTGCAATTTTCCGCATTTTTTCGCATATTTTGggcattatcttagtaaatATTTTGTCTCGGACAGTCGGTTTTAACGATTTACATTTCATTAGcgtgttagcatagacacgtaattttagatagccccacagaaataagtcagtatagctgcaaaatttggggaatttaggtgccaatcactgtcacattttacgtgtttttagggttccgtatccaaagggtaaaacgggaccccatttattactaagactccgctgtccgtccgtccgtccgtccgtcaccatgctgtatctcatgaaccgtgataggtagacagttgaaattttcacagatatcgctataataaaaaatactaaaaagtacggaaccctcggtgagcgagtccgactcgaacttgtccggtttttaaacattacaaacatttgagaaaaaaatggtTGCTGttagaggtagacatttggcaaaaattgtcttccgtatacaattgccaaccctgaatacttaatatatttatgaaaacatatttagtaaattttgcgttttatatacttaaaattaaaaatttcttaTTTGCCCAGCTGTATAAGGATTCAGTTCttgccattttggctaaaaCTTCGGTTTCAGAGTCGCACACCTTACTGCTACGCCAGTTTGTCACATCGAAGACTGGTTTGGCGAAGGTTTTGACCAagaaaataggtaggtattacaaATTTCTATATTGAATTtgcagacgtatctgcttgttCAAAATTGGTAAAATGAGAAACTATTCTTTCAAAATGTTAATACTTTATGATTTATTAAacctattttatttaggtacttaattaatgaGTACACAAATTCATTCGTCTTTAAACCTTATATCTATTGGAAAGTCCTCCTCGCTCTCTTCGTTTTTGTTTTTGCCGTTGTCGGTTTCACGTTTGGGCGCGTTGATGACAATCTTGTCACCTCCGTACATGTAGCCGTTGAGAGGCACGAAGAGCGGTCCCTCGTCCTCAGGTTTTTTGGTCGcctcattatttttattagtattttctgCTTGATGACTGTCGGTACGATTATACGTCTCCGTTGGTTTATAATTATCATTCGAGTTTGGTTTGGTAGGTTCCGGGGTTTTGACTTCATTTGCAGTTGGGTACTGATTATTTATGACATTAGTGGGATTCCCAGTCGGATGAGGATtcacattattatttagttcGTTGTTGTTTTGGTTAATTTGATTGTGGCCATGCTCATTGTTATATTGCCCTTGTTGGTTGGGGTAACCGGGTATGTTTTGTTGTTGTCCATCAGTGCCATATTTGTTACCGTTTTGATACGGATCACGTTCAGAGTTTGCTGTATAATCCGGTTGAGGTTGAGAATCATATCCATGACTGGGACCATAGCTAGGATGTCCTTGATTATGATTAACATGATTATGTCCATTGTTCTGGTTTCCTTGATTGTATCCATTGTTCGGGTTATATCCCTGATAGGGATTATGTCCATTAGGAACAGGGTAGTGGCCTTGTTGCGGTGTTCCATACGGCCTTGGATTGCCCTGGTCCCCTTGAGCGTTCTCTTCTACAATGACTACGATGGTCTCGCCTCCTTGGTTAGGGGGATGCGGGGCTGGTTGATGGTGCCGCCCGTGGAGGAGGCTAAGCCCGCCTATCACCGCGTCGGCTACGCCGTGTACCTTGTTGTGGATTTGCTGATGCGCTCCTATAAGCAATTCACCCAGTCTTCTACCATTACACGAACTTAACGATATTaccaaaaatacaaacaaatactttttcatttttaaaaggTGTCTCAGAATAAAAACACATAAGTATGACTACTTCCACATTCCGCTTCTTACTGGCGCGATGGAGCTCCGTATGTTCATCTTCTTGCGAAAACCTGTTTTGAATCGGTAGTTCACCGAAGATTGTTTTTTTCCGattcttaattataattatgtttatatcGATTACAGTGAAACACTTTTTGTTCGCGTACATATTGAAGTAGGTGTACCAATGCACTGCAGTACCTACTTACAATAAACTCGTAATACAAATTACCTAATTGTACGCCGTTATATCTtatcctgtagggctaagatggtcggttctttatcatttgttaccatgcctgtcacgttcttacaagtatgtaagcgtgaaagtgacgtgcatagtgacaagtgataaaaatggaaccatgctgccaccactgtagggctaagatggtcggctctttattatttgtcatcatgcctatcacgttctaacaagtatgtaagtgcaaaagtggcgggcataatgacaagtgataaatatggaaccatgctgccaccgctgtggGTATTCGGGTGGTAAAAAACATAGGAGCGCcgcttggttttttttttaattctcacTTATCTCGCGGGCAAACTTTATGGTTCTATTAATTTCGACCCGCTcttattattaaaatcaaaaggCTCTAATTTCATCGAACATTATATgagtaaattaaataggtaACTGCAAATTCACTAAAAAAAGATAGTTTAAATTGCTTCGAAGTGCATAATTATAAAAAGCCCCAAAGACAGCTATTAGGATTGTTCAGAAGCGGTTCGAACATCGATATCGTAGTCATCGGCATCATGCCACTCATGTCCGTTCACAGGTTCTTTTGTTGTTTGTCTGTTTGCACTTCCAGTGCTCGGTGCCTTATCGGGAATCTGCGTTGATTGTGGCCAATTGTGGAGGAAATCACCTTGGATTGTTGAAGGTCGTGCCGCCGCCGTCTCGAGAGGTCGACTCGGCCAATTCATAAGTTGATTCGCCGTATTTAAAAGGTTGCCCATTCCCAGTGGAAATAAGTTCAAAGGTGGAAAATTACTGAAGTTAGGGATGTTAATGTTACCTAATGGTTGCCCGGAGTTCGCGGCCCGCTGCGGACCGAAACTTAACGGTCCGTAGGATCCAGTTAATCCTGTTATGATATTTTTCAACTCGTTGTTAAAGGCGCTATTCATTGTTTCGGGTAGGAATGTTTGCAGCTGCGGGGCCGGACGCTGATGTGGAATGTTAGCGTTAGCAGACTCTATAACCGGTCTTTGCGAATTACAAAACTGACCGAACAATACACATAGCAACACAATACTATTTACTTTTGACGAcattattattgcattaaaaatGTCTGGTTCCGAGCTAATATTGGGAGATACTAAAACTAATTGatactaaaaatttcatatTAAGCAGTAGTTAACGATCGATTAGTAAAGTAGGTTATAATGTTATTACCAAATAAACGATACTCTATCCTTCTAAGTCCCAAAGTCATTTGTGCAACACCTCACCTCTTCTATTccattttatgtatgtataaatagttcaaaattcgatattttttttgtccttTTAAGAGGACATCGGGACGTAGGaggctacatttaatcaatttaaaCCGTAAGTACCCACAGTGGATACGTATTTACTTATagacatgttttttatttatttcgttatcACTATCACATTATGCATctattaactttattttattttgtaaaatacgtATTCTGAAAAGTATTAAGTAGTTTAACTCAGCCCAGCTATCCCATGCAGCTTCCTAAATTTTGTGGCTACATTTTTTTTCGGCCAGTTTGACAGCCGAACCAGATGGCGCTATATGTTTTGTCAAACGTCGAAATTTTGTAGTGAGAAATACCGCGTAATTTATGGGGTCATATAGCGACATGTACATTATTTACTTCATCTGTCAAATTCGAGGTAAGTAAGTTTTTATTTCGCAGACTGTTTTAGTCTATAATTCTTTGTTTACTACGGAAAATTAGGGAAGGTCTCGGAAGATATTaatcatatttaaattagaaataaaagTCGGTAACCATTTGTTAATATTGTATTAACACAACATGAACTTTGAAAGTGATAGAAATTTAAAGTGGTCAATAATGTACAGTGTGCCTTGttagaacaaaaaataaacGTATAATTAGGCTACGTTTGACAACATTGCAAAGATTCGGCAAGTCGGAGCTAATTTGGCACGTTTTCCTTAAATACCAGAAGAATAAGGTTCTAACCCCCTTCAAACAGGTAAGCGGTAAGCCAGTGGAAATCGAGTTCGAAGGATGCCCCGTCACTGTTGCGTAGGTAAATATGTGGCATGTGTATTCGATTTTTAAAATGTGGAAAGAAGTTTATACATTATATAGGATGGATCTCGATTTCTCGTACTGAAACTACTTAACGTATTAAAAGTTGTAAATTCAAATTTATGGTCCTTAAAGGGGCGTCTAAAACTTCCTGACATACCAAAATTAGATGTAATGTTGTCAAACGCCTGAAGAAACTTAACATTATATAACTAGTGACTGGTTACTTTTTTGGTTTCATGTGTAAATTAAATAGGtccctatataaataaattaaaaaaacatggcaTCAAATCAATTATACAATCTAAACAACATCGATTATCTTATTTTAGTAAGGCACTGTTCTCTTAGGTGTAGATTACAATCGATAGACATAAGTGATGTAGTATTAGTAGGTACATGTAAATACGTGTTGTTATTGTGTCGGATTTTTCACACTAGATAAAACCTTGCTTTATTTATCACGGGTTAATTATTTCGTGACAGGTATAAGTAAAATTAATAGACTAACATAGGCAATGCCAATTTTCGGGCCACTGATTAATAAACTTATATCACTCAATAAGATATATTGACATCAATTCTTTAtcaattacattaaatatgagtTAATTGCAAGCAAGTGGAAATAGTCTATAATGTCATCATGAAACTTGTACATTTATCATGATCCAGAGTCTGTTAATAAAGAAGACTGACTGCTCCGCGTGAATTGTTAATGTTGTACCTgatgacattaaatattattttttgcgAATGAAAACTGCCACGCTACTGCTATGTGCTATCTCTAAACGTAAAATTGGATTTTAATGACTGCAGTTAGAGTCACAAAATTAGATTTAAagcataaataatacaattcaaGCCCTTAGATAAGGTTTAAAAATCGTAAAACTATAGATGGTGCCATTAAAAATTACCTAACATGCCTTTATTATGCTTTATTTGCACTTTTGTGCATATTACAGCAGCCAGGAAAGTCTGATTTTACGTTTATGTATGTTTACAGTCTTAGAAcatttaaccaaccggagtcgcctttagaacctacccctctgtcgaagacctcggccaatggtcatactcacgtcatacttattgtatggactgacgtttatctgacatcgCTATTTGTAagttacgtacaaatagtcatacatttgacgtgcccctctcCCGTAAAACCGGCAGACTGTTttacaaggcgtctccagttggttaaatgctctaagtttACAGTAGATGACTGTTTGAAAAGATAGTAAAAAGGCACGTGAGGAAAGCAGTGTTGTATACCTCTATATGTTGTTCGTCTTGAATATTTACTAGTCTCTGCaagaattttaaataattctgCATGCATTGGAGTCTTTGAGTTTACTTTCAAGTTTTCAACTCTTTCTAAATGGCCATGCAAACTCTATCTGTACCTGTTGTACCTACCCGTCATCTTGTTTCCAACAACAGAATAACACTTGACAACCATTTACTTGAAACACATCCAGTTTATCAATGTTGATGCCTATTATCAAtcactgataaaaaaatatagcaccattttacacatatcaaacatttctAACAATTGTCCCTTACATTAACCCTAAGTATTTCAATTTCGATACATGTACATATAAATTCGGTCAACTCGATCGCTTTTAGCAAATATATAGCACGTTTGCCATTTGAAATGATGATTTAAGGTCAGTTGGAGGCGTTGGAGCAAGTGCGCCATGCCACTCATAGAAAGGTAAAGTACGCGGTCACGATGAAAGAGCCTTTAACCTTTAAGCCAGCGTATTCATATCCTACTTAGGCGTTGTGGCCGTGACTGACCTCATTTGGCTAGTATTATGACTCTAGATCTTTGGAGTGCAATATTTTGCTTTAAGCCATCGATGTATtctagcaaagagaatttcaaatagaggtgggttgtcaaagtaaattttgtagccacagttaatttactgccatctttcaacacaatattaaaactttcagaacgccatttgacttcgatCTTTCTTTCGCTAATATGTGTaagatatcaaaaagtggcgccatctactagagcataggccaaaggtatggcgtcATCGCCCGAAAAGATGCcgtcatacctttggcctatgacCTAGTagttggcgccactttttgatatttaacagcgcggcggcccaacggcaatcggagatcgcccacgtaggacacttccataggtatcaaaggatgaattcacccgcgccgcgccgcttcgcgttcgaagttgttcgctcaggtaagacactgcctaacaaatttaacacatcagtgaaagaaataagaatgaggatcaaagtcaaatggcgttctaaaactttttataatgtgtcagtaaatttactatggctacGAAATTTACTTagataatccacctctatttcatatTCTCCTTGATTCTAGTTACACTACACTATTGAACAATATGAACATTATGGTCTTTATTCTATCATGATGTGGTCATTGAACTTTTACATTTCGAATAAGTACGTAAGCTTTAACCCTGAACCGCCGAAGTGTAACACTTAAATGGTGATATCCtactttaccgaaaagcgaagAAGTAtagtgtaatttttatttacactttgTCGTGTCACAGTCATTTGCGGCGGTGATTCGAGTTCTCgggcaaataaatataaaaatgcgCCCTTTAGTAACacatatgtggctttccatccgAAAAGGGTCCTTGTGCCCATGAAGGAAAGCCTATATAGTTGATAGCAGTAAGGCCGGAAACACATTGGccatatttgtatcaatgttaCCATTACCATTAatttaggaaactataggtatataacgaaatcaatgtatagctattagctaagttgctcatatgtttatttttagactGTTTATTTCTCAATAAAAGCTCTCTCAAGCTTACTGTTCCTTGTCATAGTTCTGGTTTTGTCTCTAACTCCTTTACCGTTCAGGCGATCCggctttggaatgatctcccactcaacatcagaaaggctcaaaccaagctctcgtttaagcgtatgttacgcaagcactttttcgacaagctctctggttaattgtccttcgtagtcatagtattttttgcactgggtacataaattaatatatatatatgtatatttaattatagtatatttatgtaagtttatagccgttagtatatattatttatcgctattttgcttgttttaaattacttattctgttttttttttgtttaatgcctgcacgtactactgtttctgtttagcctgatggttgactggtagagaatgcctttaggcattaagttcgccatttgtactttatttgttatattgtgcaataaagtttaaataaataaataaaataaataaataaattaaaatatatatatatgtacttgCGTTTACATTCTCAAATGTGGTGCCAGCCTTAGGTGGTTACCATACAACAACGTGACAACCGTCGTagatttaagcgaaataataaaaaataaaatatagtttacgTATACTTAGTCTATTATACAATCTGTTGAGAttcataaatagaaaaaaaatgaattccTTATTGCATCTCGGTATGTTcttataggtattataaaaaaaaaaacacttaacatACAATATAGTAGGTAACTTACGATGTTCATTTGAAGGACGTCTAGTAATACATTATTCCAAAAATAGAAGTAACAAAATTATcactttacattaaaataaatgtagggACATACAGCTATAGGTATTATGACATGCAGTGTGATAATATGTACGTACCTATGACAAAAACTATAAgcaacaaatttaattttaatcttcAGGTATTTGCTTCGATTCAAAGATGTagatgggtgaatcaactttttttgttttgttatcctgtcccgttgtccaagggacaacagtggcacagtttgtttgaagagacgttgtatgccgttctattaacatgcttagtaggggcccattatggacattggttataacgaccacaaaaacgcaagtttgatacatttaagtaccataaaatcagtatttcaatgaacttttgtcccctggacaactaatcgtaaccatggcaacgagtgacgctaaaaagttgattctcccagaAATTAAGTAAAATAGATACGAaaaatcagagttaccgcaaaatgtatggagctgtacgtgtacagcgccatctcgtttacctgtcaaatttgattcaattttatgcatcttactcaatcaatgtatcatTGGTAATAGTAACATTCAAAATACTTTGAATAGTGATTACTGATCCGTTACGTCGTACGGAACCCGATTTGAACTTACAATGAACGggtcatttcattattttaccttttatccgaCGTTTCAGCCATGTTGCACTAGCTGACCTAGCTGTGGTCACGGAAGACTGAAGTCCTAGCAAAATGTCAATGGATATATTGGTAAACAATACTAAACTACCCGatattagtttatataaatgtttttaatggcATTAGACCCGTTAAAGacattaaatatgtgtacacaatGTGAGAGTTTAAGGTGTTATATTACAAATTGATGTATAATTTGATTTCATTCGCACGCGTGATTCGATGCTAAATCACCCATTAACGTATGTTATACATATGAAAAGGTCTCGTTTATTGGGGCGAGCGGTTTCTCTCAAGGTTGGCCGAGCGCACGGCGGCGGCAGGCGCGGGCCCGCCGACCAGCAGCGGCGGGTACGATCATATGCTGACGTTGTCGCTAATGGTAGCCACGGGCGCCCGCCGGCCGGGGTGCAGCGGGCAGGGCGCGCGGGCCGGGCGGCGCGGGCCCACCGACCAGCAGCGGCGGGTACGATCATATGCTGACGTTGTCGCTAATGGTAGCCACGGGCGCCCGCCGGCCGGGGTGCAGCGGGCAGGGCGCGCGGGCCGGGCGGCGCGGGCCCACCGACCAGCAGCGGCGGGTACGATCATATGCTGACGTTGTCGCTAATGGTAGCCACGGGCGCCCGCCGGCCGGGGTGCAGCGGGCAGGGCGCGCGGGCCGGGCGgtgcggcggcgcgcgcggccgcggcgcggcgcagccTCGTCCGGCCCGGGACAGGTCGCCCGCGGAGGCGGACTTGTCGAACACCTGGAACTTGGAAAAGTGAGCCCGGCGGAGTGGCAGAAAACTCGAAACTGGTGGTTCTGTGAACTGTAAACCTCGCGAGCGTAACTTAAAACCGAATACACGCATGGAACATATatgaaacatttttaaaatctgaatcgacaaaaaaatggttatttgcacaacaagagagcaaagtttgatatttcttcgagtgct
Above is a genomic segment from Cydia pomonella isolate Wapato2018A chromosome 4, ilCydPomo1, whole genome shotgun sequence containing:
- the LOC133517152 gene encoding GATA zinc finger domain-containing protein 14-like; the protein is MKKYLFVFLVISLSSCNGRRLGELLIGAHQQIHNKVHGVADAVIGGLSLLHGRHHQPAPHPPNQGGETIVVIVEENAQGDQGNPRPYGTPQQGHYPVPNGHNPYQGYNPNNGYNQGNQNNGHNHVNHNQGHPSYGPSHGYDSQPQPDYTANSERDPYQNGNKYGTDGQQQNIPGYPNQQGQYNNEHGHNQINQNNNELNNNVNPHPTGNPTNVINNQYPTANEVKTPEPTKPNSNDNYKPTETYNRTDSHQAENTNKNNEATKKPEDEGPLFVPLNGYMYGGDKIVINAPKRETDNGKNKNEESEEDFPIDIRFKDE